One part of the Sulfolobus tengchongensis genome encodes these proteins:
- a CDS encoding NAD(+)/NADH kinase encodes MPSIGIVINPESGRDIRRIVGKASFVTSYMKIDVIKRFLLGLDSTSSVDEVIFMPDFYGISFDIINEIKDNVSFELSTIDMKVENSANDTINAARYMVNSGIDMIVSAGGDGTLRAVYKGAGDKVPILGLSLGTNNVLGASYEPTVLGIMLGLLVRNINPDVIDKTKTIKILVNDEFRDLALVDLTLVDGWYIGAKAIWDEYSLRYAFISKGELGDIGIPSIASFIKPIGFQDDFGLMIEFGIGNRINAILAPGLVKQVFIKEIKTLRVGQEISIPSGNYVVAFDGEKEMVVNSNDEIKIKIDRDGPFLINVPRALSYISSYYKKGGGEIEWVKKY; translated from the coding sequence TTGCCATCAATAGGGATTGTAATTAATCCAGAATCTGGAAGAGATATTAGAAGGATAGTTGGCAAGGCATCTTTCGTGACAAGTTATATGAAAATTGATGTGATAAAACGATTCCTTTTAGGCTTAGACTCAACAAGTTCAGTAGATGAAGTCATATTTATGCCTGATTTTTATGGAATAAGTTTTGATATAATTAATGAAATTAAGGATAATGTAAGCTTCGAGTTAAGTACAATAGATATGAAAGTTGAGAATTCCGCTAATGATACAATTAACGCTGCAAGATATATGGTAAATAGTGGGATAGATATGATAGTGAGTGCAGGTGGGGATGGTACCCTTAGAGCAGTTTATAAAGGGGCAGGAGATAAAGTTCCAATATTGGGACTTTCCTTAGGTACTAATAACGTTTTAGGCGCTTCATACGAACCAACCGTCTTAGGAATAATGTTAGGGTTACTAGTCCGTAATATTAACCCAGATGTTATAGACAAGACCAAAACTATAAAGATCCTAGTTAATGATGAATTTAGAGACTTGGCGTTAGTCGACTTAACATTAGTTGATGGTTGGTATATAGGAGCAAAGGCCATATGGGATGAGTACTCTTTAAGGTATGCATTTATCTCTAAAGGAGAATTAGGAGATATAGGAATACCATCAATAGCCAGTTTCATTAAGCCTATCGGTTTTCAGGATGATTTTGGCCTAATGATAGAGTTTGGTATAGGTAATAGGATAAACGCTATACTTGCGCCAGGATTAGTAAAACAAGTATTTATAAAGGAAATTAAAACGTTAAGAGTAGGTCAAGAAATATCTATACCTAGTGGGAATTATGTTGTAGCGTTTGATGGGGAAAAGGAAATGGTAGTTAACAGTAATGATGAGATAAAAATTAAAATAGATAGAGATGGACCTTTCTTAATTAACGTACCTAGAGCATTAAGTTATATTAGTAGCTATTATAAAAAAGGAGGAGGTGAAATAGAATGGGTAAAGAAGTACTAA
- a CDS encoding dihydrolipoamide acetyltransferase family protein, which yields MGKEVLMPKLGLTMTKGKIVQWKKKEGDRVQEGEDLVVIETEKITTTVKAPISGVLLKIYAKEGEEVPVGQIIAFIGEIGEQPPSIAPSKPTISVESQKPIQTKTEEVKVTEVRASPRARRLAKEKGIDLTMVKGTGPGGMITEEDVLRELEVIEKQMKFTATGLRVKEVIPMSPMRQEISRRMVQSLQSMAQVTLSMEINANSIVKLKEEVENRNNVKITYTDILIKVVAILLRNHPYLNATLEGDQIKIIEEINIGVAVALDQGLIVPVIRNADTKSIIEISKESHELANKARENKLTPDEVVGGTFTISNLGMYDIDSFTPIINPPQTAILGVGRIKKAPIVTNDSISVGYTMWLSLTFDHRVIDGHTAAKFLKELSEILEDENKLKSIIS from the coding sequence ATGGGTAAAGAAGTACTAATGCCCAAATTAGGACTAACTATGACTAAAGGAAAAATTGTTCAATGGAAGAAAAAAGAAGGGGATAGAGTTCAAGAAGGAGAAGATTTAGTTGTAATTGAAACTGAGAAAATAACAACCACAGTAAAAGCCCCAATAAGTGGTGTTTTACTTAAAATTTACGCTAAGGAGGGAGAAGAAGTTCCAGTAGGTCAAATAATAGCATTTATAGGGGAAATTGGAGAACAACCACCATCAATTGCACCTTCCAAGCCCACTATATCAGTAGAATCTCAAAAGCCTATCCAAACTAAAACTGAAGAAGTAAAAGTAACTGAAGTAAGAGCTTCGCCAAGAGCTAGAAGACTTGCAAAAGAGAAAGGCATAGATTTAACCATGGTTAAAGGCACTGGTCCTGGAGGTATGATAACTGAGGAGGATGTTCTGAGAGAATTAGAAGTCATTGAGAAACAGATGAAATTCACTGCTACTGGTCTTAGGGTCAAAGAAGTAATACCAATGAGTCCCATGAGACAAGAGATAAGTAGAAGAATGGTTCAAAGCCTTCAATCTATGGCCCAAGTAACATTAAGTATGGAAATAAACGCTAACTCAATAGTAAAATTAAAGGAAGAAGTAGAAAATAGGAATAATGTAAAGATAACTTATACTGATATTCTAATAAAGGTGGTAGCAATCTTACTTAGAAATCATCCATATCTTAATGCAACCTTAGAAGGAGATCAAATAAAGATAATTGAGGAAATTAACATAGGAGTAGCAGTGGCTTTAGATCAAGGATTAATAGTTCCAGTAATAAGAAACGCAGACACTAAATCAATTATAGAGATATCTAAAGAAAGTCATGAACTCGCAAATAAAGCCAGAGAAAATAAGCTAACTCCAGACGAGGTTGTGGGAGGAACATTTACCATTAGTAATTTAGGCATGTATGACATTGACTCTTTCACACCAATTATAAATCCACCGCAAACTGCTATATTAGGAGTAGGCAGAATAAAGAAAGCACCAATAGTAACGAATGATAGTATATCAGTAGGTTACACTATGTGGCTGAGTCTTACATTTGATCATAGAGTCATAGACGGTCATACTGCAGCTAAGTTCTTAAAAGAGCTTTCGGAAATACTAGAAGATGAAAATAAATTGAAGAGTATAATTAGTTAA
- a CDS encoding NAD(P)/FAD-dependent oxidoreductase, giving the protein MKLYINEKYTYLFMKVVIVGAGPAGIYAALNLSKHAKVTLIEREERLGGTCVLYGCIPTKSMLHPLISLKQKTEFTLHSLRENAINSINTISKNLEQLLLSHDIEVIHANGFLRSSIVNAGNTSLAADKILITTGTRREKLDGIRFTEDLAYSKDDYNSVIVVGGDVGGIELSWMMRKLGKEVHLIDKNNALLQNVDNTLSEIVTNYLAQMGVKLHLGRSTSKINSNSVVLESGEIISADSVFVTFGRKPNIEGFEEIAHNKYINVDEYLRTQVPNIYAAGDIIGTFTAHEAIYGGIIAARNILGENREFLVEGIPKVIYIHPQIAYVGVMSGKCVTLNTLSLTRTIIEREDEGFLKLCARDDRITGAVAFMPNAEDVISIISILIRYQIPLKDAVNLVLPHPSYLEAVTEALMKLES; this is encoded by the coding sequence ATGAAACTTTATATAAATGAAAAATATACATATTTATTTATGAAAGTTGTGATAGTAGGTGCAGGTCCAGCTGGAATTTATGCCGCATTAAACTTGTCTAAGCATGCAAAGGTTACCCTAATAGAGAGAGAAGAAAGATTAGGAGGTACTTGCGTACTTTACGGTTGCATACCCACTAAATCTATGCTTCATCCTTTAATATCTTTAAAACAAAAAACTGAATTTACTTTACATAGTCTCAGAGAGAATGCCATAAATTCTATAAACACAATAAGTAAAAATTTAGAACAATTATTACTTAGCCATGATATAGAAGTTATCCACGCTAACGGTTTTTTAAGATCATCTATCGTTAATGCGGGAAACACATCACTTGCAGCTGATAAAATTTTAATCACAACGGGGACAAGAAGGGAAAAATTGGACGGTATTAGATTTACTGAAGATTTAGCTTATAGTAAAGATGATTATAACAGTGTAATTGTGGTAGGTGGAGATGTAGGTGGGATAGAATTAAGCTGGATGATGCGAAAATTAGGAAAAGAGGTCCACTTAATTGATAAGAATAACGCACTTTTGCAGAATGTTGATAATACACTTTCTGAGATAGTAACAAATTATTTAGCTCAGATGGGTGTAAAATTGCATTTGGGAAGAAGTACGTCTAAAATAAACTCCAACTCAGTAGTATTAGAGAGCGGTGAAATAATTTCAGCAGATTCAGTATTCGTCACTTTTGGCAGGAAACCCAATATTGAAGGATTTGAAGAAATTGCCCATAACAAATACATTAATGTTGATGAGTATTTGAGAACACAAGTTCCCAATATCTATGCTGCAGGAGATATAATAGGAACGTTTACTGCACATGAGGCAATATACGGTGGTATTATAGCAGCTAGGAATATTCTGGGTGAAAACAGAGAATTCCTAGTAGAAGGGATACCAAAAGTCATATACATACATCCTCAAATAGCATATGTGGGTGTAATGAGTGGTAAATGCGTCACGTTAAATACATTAAGTTTAACTAGGACTATAATAGAAAGGGAAGATGAGGGATTCCTGAAACTATGCGCAAGAGATGATAGGATAACTGGAGCTGTAGCGTTTATGCCGAATGCTGAAGATGTGATTTCAATTATTTCAATTCTAATACGATATCAAATACCTTTAAAGGATGCTGTGAACCTTGTCTTACCACATCCTTCCTATTTAGAAGCAGTAACTGAAGCTTTGATGAAATTGGAGAGTTAA
- a CDS encoding isochorismatase family cysteine hydrolase, translating to MAIEHGKGLEEVFKNISVNLSEIYNDVKEAFVYDNKRRYAVIVIDMLNDFVYGKLGGERFKSIIPNIQSILDWAREHSIPVIYSNDSHRVTDFEIHRWGEHAIRGTKGAEVIKELEPKTVDFIVPKTSYSGFYNTDLDSILRALYNGEGANTLILTGLHTDICVRHTAADAFFRGYEIIIPHDAVNSFTDAQHFLGLKYLRYAYLTKVYSTKDIIKSI from the coding sequence ATGGCAATAGAACACGGAAAAGGATTGGAAGAAGTGTTCAAGAATATTAGTGTTAATTTAAGTGAAATCTATAACGATGTAAAGGAAGCTTTCGTTTACGATAATAAGAGGAGATATGCTGTAATAGTAATTGACATGCTTAATGATTTTGTATATGGTAAGTTAGGCGGAGAGAGATTTAAGAGTATAATTCCTAACATTCAATCAATACTGGATTGGGCTAGGGAGCACTCAATACCTGTAATATACTCAAACGATTCGCATAGAGTAACAGATTTTGAAATACATAGATGGGGAGAGCACGCGATAAGGGGAACTAAAGGAGCCGAAGTTATAAAAGAATTAGAACCTAAAACTGTGGATTTCATCGTACCTAAAACTAGTTATTCAGGTTTTTACAATACAGATCTAGACTCCATCTTAAGGGCTCTTTATAATGGAGAAGGAGCTAACACTTTAATCTTAACTGGATTGCATACGGATATTTGCGTCAGACATACAGCAGCTGATGCGTTCTTCAGAGGATACGAAATAATTATACCACATGATGCAGTAAATAGTTTCACTGATGCGCAACATTTTCTTGGCCTTAAATATTTAAGGTATGCATATTTGACTAAAGTGTATTCGACAAAAGATATTATAAAATCAATTTGA
- a CDS encoding class I SAM-dependent methyltransferase, whose amino-acid sequence MIHKGKKVSSSNQPSSDFHGFGEDIRREIASKIKIKSNLRVLDVGTGFGRNVRFLSSIIPPPREIWSIDADAEAIEKVKLELEKEKLTDGIYFKQGIAEDLPFPDEYFDYVVSVMLLHHMTSIENGIREMVRVTKKGR is encoded by the coding sequence ATGATTCATAAAGGTAAGAAAGTCAGCTCGTCTAATCAGCCCTCTTCTGATTTTCACGGGTTTGGAGAAGATATAAGAAGGGAAATAGCTTCTAAAATAAAGATTAAAAGTAACTTAAGGGTGTTAGATGTAGGAACTGGGTTTGGAAGAAATGTTAGGTTCTTATCTAGTATAATACCTCCACCCAGAGAAATCTGGTCAATCGATGCCGATGCTGAAGCGATAGAAAAGGTTAAGTTAGAATTAGAAAAGGAAAAATTGACTGACGGTATCTATTTTAAGCAGGGTATAGCTGAAGATCTCCCATTTCCAGACGAATACTTTGACTACGTAGTTTCTGTTATGCTTCTTCATCATATGACTTCCATAGAAAATGGTATAAGGGAAATGGTACGTGTAACAAAAAAAGGGAGGTAG
- a CDS encoding N-acyl homoserine lactonase family protein: MSVNKIYLLDHGKIGADLAWFLPTPMTVDEMKNNPKPRNWIEVSVMSAVIEHKDGIILFDTGISEKVKDSWPPIALNVFPITKFSEENKIENQLKSIGLKPEDVHFIVFSHLHLDHTGNLDLFKSAKPSVIVHERELKHALLNVWLNKSVPYLLKDLEILREMNIVPITNEYLEILPGVELYLFGGHTPGSMLLKVRTQNDNNYILTGDFIHVPEEFDFESKGWLLGNAEEYYTRIRLLKAIMKLPRTNIIVSHDPKLWEKYPRAPKELK; the protein is encoded by the coding sequence ATGAGTGTTAATAAAATTTATTTGCTAGATCATGGAAAAATAGGTGCGGATTTAGCTTGGTTTCTCCCTACTCCTATGACAGTAGATGAAATGAAAAATAATCCTAAACCAAGAAATTGGATTGAAGTGAGTGTAATGAGTGCCGTAATAGAACATAAGGATGGTATAATTCTCTTTGATACGGGTATTTCAGAGAAAGTAAAAGATAGTTGGCCGCCAATTGCGTTAAATGTATTTCCAATAACTAAATTCTCTGAGGAAAATAAAATAGAAAATCAACTAAAAAGTATAGGTCTAAAGCCAGAAGATGTACACTTCATTGTCTTTTCTCATTTACATCTAGACCATACAGGAAACCTAGACTTATTTAAGAGCGCCAAACCTTCAGTAATAGTTCATGAAAGAGAACTCAAACATGCTTTATTAAATGTTTGGTTGAATAAATCAGTCCCTTATTTGCTGAAAGACTTAGAAATATTACGCGAGATGAACATAGTACCTATAACAAATGAATATTTGGAAATATTACCGGGAGTAGAACTTTACCTATTTGGTGGTCATACCCCTGGTTCAATGTTATTAAAAGTCAGGACTCAAAACGATAATAATTATATACTTACTGGAGATTTCATACACGTACCAGAAGAATTCGATTTTGAAAGCAAAGGTTGGCTTTTAGGGAATGCAGAAGAATATTATACTAGGATAAGATTGCTTAAGGCCATCATGAAATTGCCAAGAACAAATATAATAGTCTCCCATGATCCCAAATTATGGGAAAAATACCCTAGGGCACCGAAAGAACTAAAATAA
- a CDS encoding helix-turn-helix domain-containing protein has protein sequence MEKFSVLSVDLLHPNCWTELTAKYNVNIKLLSQEFDNEDIFSSKVMVIGKDSKDLIRELRNNNSIKIIRLDFLDNYGFIMEFIYPKRNSISNLLYEANSLVLSHRIFHGIEKWKIIVKSSLISSLSEKLEKMSNLLSFKKMELEKVENLIDKLTDRNMKFLKIAYDKGLFEYPKNCNLSILSKELGIRPNTLLYHIRKSEKILLEILLDEYYSLL, from the coding sequence ATGGAAAAATTTTCAGTATTATCCGTTGATCTCCTCCACCCAAACTGTTGGACTGAACTTACTGCTAAGTACAACGTTAACATTAAGTTGTTGTCCCAAGAATTCGACAATGAAGACATTTTCTCCTCGAAGGTTATGGTTATAGGTAAGGACTCCAAGGACTTAATTAGGGAATTAAGAAATAATAATAGTATTAAAATAATTAGATTAGATTTTTTGGATAATTACGGCTTTATAATGGAATTCATATACCCAAAACGGAACTCCATATCGAATTTACTTTACGAAGCAAACTCTTTAGTACTATCACATAGAATATTTCATGGAATAGAAAAATGGAAAATAATTGTTAAATCCTCTCTAATATCTAGTCTTAGTGAAAAATTAGAGAAAATGTCCAATCTTCTTTCATTCAAAAAGATGGAATTAGAGAAAGTAGAGAATCTAATAGATAAGTTGACTGATAGGAACATGAAATTTCTTAAAATTGCTTACGATAAGGGATTGTTTGAATATCCTAAAAACTGTAACTTATCAATACTAAGTAAGGAGTTAGGTATAAGACCAAATACTCTTCTATATCATATAAGGAAATCCGAGAAAATATTGTTAGAAATTTTACTAGATGAGTATTATAGTTTATTATAG
- a CDS encoding homogentisate 1,2-dioxygenase translates to MVFYYRQGEVPRKRHTVFTKDEKLVREEVFGLNGFSGRYSLLYHINPPTRIVKLGEWKNNVIEEWKDSGYRHHKLSTLKLRKSNDVFLDRILLLFNDDTFLSYAKIDEGESKLFYRNADFDEVYYVHEGEVSFRSEFGELDLKPGDYLVIPRGTTYTFTFKKYSELFIIEGKQIEIPKDYRNEYGQLIEGSFYYNRDIRLPSLKTYNEKGNYKLVIKTVNGFQFVDLDTHPFDVIGWDGYLYPFALSVYDLEPITGKLHQPPTVYTTFTANSFVICTFVSRLFDYHPQSIPISYYHNNVDADEVIFYSSGQFMSRRGIGKGDITLHRGGHVHGPQPGALESSLNKRGTYNDEVAVMVETQKRLKISIYAKEIDDSSYPLSWYTP, encoded by the coding sequence ATGGTATTCTACTATAGACAAGGTGAAGTTCCTAGAAAGAGGCATACCGTATTTACAAAAGATGAAAAATTAGTGAGAGAAGAAGTTTTTGGATTAAATGGATTTAGCGGTAGATATTCTCTCCTCTATCACATAAATCCCCCCACAAGAATAGTTAAATTAGGAGAGTGGAAGAATAACGTTATTGAAGAGTGGAAAGATTCAGGGTATAGACATCATAAGTTATCTACCTTGAAATTAAGAAAGTCTAATGATGTTTTCTTAGATCGTATTTTATTGCTCTTCAATGATGATACTTTTCTATCCTATGCTAAAATAGATGAGGGGGAGAGTAAGTTATTTTACAGGAATGCTGATTTTGATGAAGTATATTACGTCCATGAGGGAGAGGTCTCGTTTAGAAGTGAATTTGGAGAATTAGACCTAAAGCCAGGTGATTATTTAGTTATTCCAAGAGGAACTACATACACATTCACATTTAAGAAATATTCTGAGTTATTTATAATTGAAGGTAAACAGATTGAAATTCCCAAAGACTATAGAAACGAGTATGGACAGTTAATTGAGGGTTCTTTCTATTATAATAGAGACATAAGGTTACCTAGCCTAAAGACATATAATGAGAAGGGAAACTATAAATTAGTTATTAAAACAGTAAATGGTTTTCAATTTGTAGATTTAGACACACATCCATTCGATGTAATAGGCTGGGATGGATATCTTTATCCATTTGCTTTGAGCGTGTACGATTTAGAACCTATTACTGGTAAACTACATCAACCACCCACAGTGTATACTACTTTTACGGCTAATAGTTTTGTTATCTGTACATTTGTTTCAAGGCTCTTCGATTATCATCCACAGTCAATTCCCATATCATATTACCATAATAATGTAGATGCTGATGAGGTTATCTTCTATTCATCAGGACAATTTATGAGCAGAAGAGGAATAGGTAAAGGTGATATAACACTACATAGAGGTGGTCATGTTCATGGTCCACAGCCTGGTGCATTAGAATCAAGTCTTAATAAAAGGGGAACTTACAATGACGAAGTTGCAGTAATGGTTGAGACGCAAAAAAGGCTAAAAATCTCTATATATGCTAAGGAAATAGATGATTCATCATATCCATTATCGTGGTATACTCCATAA
- a CDS encoding LLM class flavin-dependent oxidoreductase codes for MVEEKIKPELFWVMDYYSESGLTKKDYYEQVAKEVEFAEKLGFRGVWIAEHHFIDYGIVPSAPIYLSYLATRTKSIRIGPAVSTIVFRNPVQVAEDYSLLDTLSNGRLNLAMGSGYLKHEFAGFNIPQEAKREIFDEALEIILRLMKGEKVNFHGKYFKYENIGINVLPIQKPHPPIWIAVLRAEAAYHVGKKGFNLMMIPYATVDRIEDIVPVINSYREGIKGSNASTEISLAFHTHISKSFHDAVEESKEYLHRYVFSRLYAKRRTLDELYNSGLLLLGSPDDVANQIYKIWKLSGLNRIMFLVDYGMKPFTLVTDILTNIREKVAKSLETKGLILDFEDK; via the coding sequence ATGGTAGAAGAAAAGATAAAACCCGAGTTATTTTGGGTAATGGATTATTATTCTGAATCGGGATTAACAAAAAAGGATTATTATGAGCAAGTAGCAAAGGAAGTAGAGTTTGCGGAGAAATTAGGCTTTAGAGGAGTATGGATAGCAGAACATCATTTCATAGATTACGGCATAGTTCCATCTGCACCTATATACTTATCTTATTTAGCCACTAGAACTAAAAGTATAAGAATTGGACCTGCTGTTTCCACAATAGTATTTAGAAATCCAGTACAGGTTGCTGAGGATTATTCACTGCTGGATACGCTATCAAATGGAAGATTAAATTTAGCCATGGGAAGTGGGTACTTAAAGCATGAATTTGCTGGGTTTAATATACCTCAAGAAGCTAAGAGAGAGATTTTTGACGAAGCGTTAGAGATAATTCTTAGACTAATGAAAGGAGAGAAAGTAAACTTCCATGGCAAATACTTCAAATATGAAAATATAGGGATAAACGTATTGCCCATACAAAAACCCCATCCACCTATTTGGATAGCAGTACTTAGAGCTGAGGCAGCTTACCATGTGGGAAAGAAGGGATTTAACTTAATGATGATACCATATGCGACTGTAGACAGGATAGAAGATATAGTACCGGTAATAAATTCGTATAGAGAAGGTATAAAAGGGAGTAATGCCAGCACAGAAATTTCATTAGCGTTCCACACTCACATCTCTAAATCTTTCCATGATGCAGTAGAGGAATCTAAAGAATATTTACATAGGTATGTATTTTCTAGGCTTTACGCTAAAAGGAGAACATTAGATGAACTATATAATAGTGGATTACTGTTATTGGGAAGTCCAGACGACGTTGCAAATCAAATTTATAAAATATGGAAACTGTCTGGGCTTAATAGGATAATGTTCCTAGTTGATTATGGTATGAAACCATTTACTCTAGTTACTGATATTCTCACTAATATAAGAGAGAAAGTTGCTAAAAGTCTCGAAACTAAAGGCCTTATACTCGACTTTGAGGACAAGTGA
- a CDS encoding NAD(P)/FAD-dependent oxidoreductase: MIVIVGGGFAGISAYNQNKNSLLIDKKDYFLLTPWIIDFACGLKNIDDIRVKYEKVLVGEVVKIDFNERRIILSNGQSISYDKVIISLGHQQNLPRLKGAKEYAHKIENLQDALELKKRIQEVRDIVIIGGGASGVELAGNIASNVTGKRITLIQRRDRLLPTMTTASSNTAKKILTELGVNLLLGVEALEIKKNSVLTTHGEIKSELTIFAGGLKGPVLIDAFQHKNKNHRLIVDEYLKSVEHKNVFGAGDCATFEEIDIPMSADVAVSSGRISMKNALGEEIKFKPKRIATIIRIGDKFFGDFGENYVEGNTAKLLRSMAYAESLMIPKMG; encoded by the coding sequence ATGATTGTCATAGTAGGTGGTGGATTTGCAGGAATATCAGCTTATAATCAAAACAAGAATTCTCTATTGATAGATAAAAAGGATTATTTCCTATTAACTCCTTGGATTATTGATTTCGCGTGTGGGTTAAAAAATATCGATGATATAAGAGTAAAATATGAAAAAGTGTTAGTAGGAGAAGTAGTTAAAATAGATTTTAACGAAAGGAGGATAATTCTCAGTAACGGTCAATCAATTTCATATGATAAGGTAATAATAAGTTTAGGGCATCAACAAAACCTCCCCAGATTAAAGGGAGCAAAAGAGTATGCACATAAAATAGAGAATCTCCAAGATGCGTTAGAGTTGAAGAAGAGAATACAAGAGGTTAGGGATATAGTAATTATTGGTGGTGGAGCGTCCGGTGTCGAACTAGCAGGCAATATTGCCTCTAATGTTACTGGTAAAAGAATAACGCTCATTCAAAGGAGAGATAGACTATTACCAACTATGACTACCGCATCCTCAAATACAGCTAAGAAAATTCTAACGGAGTTAGGAGTTAATTTGCTACTTGGAGTTGAAGCCTTAGAAATTAAGAAAAATTCCGTTCTAACTACTCATGGTGAAATTAAGTCGGAATTAACTATCTTCGCTGGTGGACTAAAGGGTCCAGTATTAATTGATGCATTTCAACATAAAAACAAGAATCATAGACTTATCGTTGATGAGTACTTAAAGTCTGTGGAACATAAAAACGTGTTCGGAGCTGGAGATTGTGCAACATTTGAAGAAATTGATATACCGATGTCAGCTGATGTAGCTGTTAGTTCAGGGAGAATTTCAATGAAAAATGCATTAGGGGAAGAAATTAAATTTAAACCTAAAAGGATCGCTACAATAATAAGAATCGGGGATAAATTCTTCGGAGATTTTGGAGAAAATTACGTAGAGGGAAATACGGCCAAGTTGCTCAGAAGTATGGCTTACGCTGAATCATTGATGATACCAAAAATGGGATGA